In Molothrus aeneus isolate 106 chromosome 4, BPBGC_Maene_1.0, whole genome shotgun sequence, the following are encoded in one genomic region:
- the LOC136556101 gene encoding coiled-coil domain-containing protein 42-like: METWSKEEMSALFLRMCKVKLPAFLRELRVTEEDSQSSLMQLFKKKKEVQEMEKVMAEKEEAFRERMKVIADRWRDLHTRRAQLKAHVERSGSAVQKCEELRIQALKIDRKQREENIKMDGELVRVKMELETLRKKHRKLCKKVQNYSIFKKYLEDVVEVSQFEDISEVISQYMLLVRTRKDLLQSQQGHKQLTEQDKVFLEQYKAQKEAEMLQYQNELGQLKLRIYQAQSDIPLWEAHWADIQDRTSKKTGKLWTIKLAIHNLFQSTNLRLQAQWSVLECTSCRQLSMVKPSQKEEQYSSLSKTLKTSSSMQEMQKQPEGCYTFEDKRTWQHDLSCQ, encoded by the exons GGAACTCAGAGTGACAGAGGAGGACTCCCAGTCTTCACTTATGCAGctctttaagaaaaagaaagaagtccAAGAGATGGAAAAGGTCATGGCCGAGAAAGAAGAG GCCTTCAGGGAGAGGATGAAAGTCATTGCTGACCGGTGGAGGGACCTGCACACCAGGAGGGCCCAGCTGAAAGCCCACGTGGAGAGATCTGGAAGTGCTGTGCAG AAATGTGAAGAGTTACGAATCCAAGCTCTGAAGATagacagaaaacagagagaggAGAACATAAAAATGGATGGTGAGCTTGTGAGAGTCAAGATGGAACTCGAAAccctcagaaaaaaacaccGTAAACTCTGCAAAAAAGTGCAGAACTACTCCATCTTCAAGAAATACCTGGAGGATGTGGTGGAGGTGTCACAG TTTGAGGACATCTCAGAAGTCATTTCACAGTACATGCTGCTGGTGAGGACACGGAAGGACCTTCTGCAGTCACAGCAGGGGCACAAGCAGCTGACTGAGCAAGACAAGGTGTTCCTGGAGCAgtacaaagcacagaaagaagcTGAGATGCTTCAGTACCAAaatgagctggggcagctcaaACTGCGTATTTATCAGGCTCAAAGTGACATCCCCCTCTGG GAGGCTCACTGGGCTGACATCCAGGACAGGACCTCCAAGAAAACTGGGAAGCTGTGGACTATCAAGCTGGCCATCCACAACCTTTTCCAGTCCACCAACCTGCGGCTGCAAGCACAGTGGAGTGTGTTGGAGTGCACCAGCTGCAGACAGCTCAGCATGGTAAAGCCAAGCCAGAAGGAGGAGCA ATACAGCAGTTTATCCAAGACCTTAAAGACATCCAGCTCTATGCAGGAGATGCAGAAGCAACCAGAGGGTTGCTACACCTTTGAAGACAAAAGGACGTGGCAGCATGACCTGTCCTGCCAGTGA